From one Lycium ferocissimum isolate CSIRO_LF1 chromosome 5, AGI_CSIRO_Lferr_CH_V1, whole genome shotgun sequence genomic stretch:
- the LOC132055771 gene encoding cytochrome P450 78A5-like yields the protein MYSEYSQLFIPSTAVLNYELLLFFFIFLAVFAFWLTPGGLAWSFSKARVSIPGPSGLPVLGLVLTFTSTLTHRLLAKVSKALKAESLMAFSVGFTRFIISSHPETAKEILNSSAFADRPVKESAYELLFHRAMGFAPYGEYWRNLRRISATHLFSPKRIACFGEFRREIGNKMVSDITSLMEKDGSVKVKRVLHFGSLNNVMTTVFGQSYDFEGKDGRELEYLVSEGYELLGIFNWSDHFPLLGWLDLQGVRRRCKELVARVNIFVGKIIEEHRFKRVNYAGNTEDEGFRDFVDVLLDLEKENKLSDSDMIAVLWEMIFRGTDTVTILLEWILARMVLHPDIQAKVQCEIDTVVGTDRAVCDSDLPNLPYLHAIVKEILRMHPPGPLLSWARLAIHDTNVGQHFVPAGTTAMVNMWAITHDEKIWSQPEEFMPERFLEQDVSIMGSDLRLAPFGSGRRVCPGKAMGLATVQLWLAQLLQGFKWFPPDNGVDLSECLKLSMEMTQPLVCKAVSRVG from the exons ATGTATTCTGAATACTCTCAACTCTTCATTCCTTCAACTGCTGTCCTAAACTATGAACTACTTCTattctttttcatctttcttgctGTTTTTGCCTTTTGGCTTACCCCTGGTGGACTTGCTTGGTCTTTCTCTAAAGCCCGTGTTTCCATTCCTGGTCCTTCAGGTTTACCTGTTCTTGGTTTGGTCTTAACTTTTACTAGTACGTTAACTCACAGGTTACTAGCAAAGGTCTCTAAAGCCTTAAAAGCTGAATCTTTAATGGCTTTTTCAGTTGGTTTTACTCGTTTTATTATTTCTAGTCATCCTGAGACTGCTAAGGAAATATTAAACAGTTCAGCTTTTGCTGATAGGCCAGTGAAAGAGTCTGCTTATGAGCTTTTGTTTCATAGAGCAATGGGTTTTGCTCCTTATGGTGAGTATTGGAGGAATTTGAGAAGGATTTCTGCTACCCATTTGTTTAGTCCTAAAAGAATAGCGTGTTTTGGGGAGTTTAGAAGAGAGATAGGTAATAAAATGGTGAGTGATATTACCAGTTTGATGGAGAAGGATGGAAGTGTTAAGGTGAAAAGGGTTTTGCATTTTGGGTCATTGAATAATGTGATGACGACTGTTTTTGGGCAAAGTTATGATTTTGAAGGTAAAGATGGGCGGGAGTTGGAGTATTTGGTTAGTGAAGGGTATGAGTTGTTGGGTATATTTAACTGGAGTGACCATTTTCCTTTGTTGGGGTGGTTAGATTTGCAAGGTGTTAGAAGAAGATGTAAAGAACTGGTGGCGAGAGTGAATATATTTGTTGGAAAGATCATTGAGGAACACAGGTTTAAGAGGGTTAATTATGCTGGAAATACTGAAGATGAAGGTTTTCGTGACTTCGTTGATGTTTTGCTCGATCTGGAGAAGGAAAATAAACTCAGTGATTCAGACATGATAGCTGTTCTTTGG GAAATGATATTCAGGGGGACCGATACTGTGACCATCTTACTAGAATGGATTCTTGCCAGGATGGTGCTGCATCCAGATATTCAAGCCAAAGTTCAATGTGAAATAGACACTGTGGTTGGAACTGATAGagctgtatgtgattcggactTGCCTAATCTGCCATATCTTCATGCCATAGTGAAAGAGATTCTCAGAATGCACCCACCTGGTCCCTTACTTTCATGGGCTAGGCTTGCAATTCATGATACTAACGTTGGTCAGCACTTCGTCCCAGCTGGAACAACGGCTATGGTGAACATGTGGGCTATTACTCATGATGAAAAAATTTGGTCTCAACCCGAAGAGTTTATGCCCGAAAGGTTCTTGGAACAAGATGTATCCATCATGGGTTCTGATCTTAGGCTCGCTCCGTTTGGTTCGGGTAGGAGGGTGTGCCCTGGCAAGGCAATGGGACTTGCTACTGTCCAGCTTTGGTTAGCTCAGTTGCTTCAAGGATTCAAATGGTTTCCTCCGGATAATGGTGTGGACTTGTCAGAGTGCCTGAAATTGTCAATGGAAATGACACAACCTTTGGTTTGCAAGGCTGTTTCTAGGGTTGGTTGA